In Hymenobacter volaticus, a single window of DNA contains:
- a CDS encoding response regulator, with the protein MADINLIYYEDNRELREGLAFLVEATPGLKLLGAFGNCHNLPEEVRTLRPDVVLMDIDLPGISGIEAVPLVKAVSPTIQVLMLTVFDDEDKLFQAIRNGASGYLLKHTSPSELLAAIFDLHRGGSPMTASIARKVLLHFQNAQAPAPQQLPAEDYRLSTRELDIVKGLVAGYSYKLIGADLGISIDTVRSHIRSIYDKLQVNSKTEAILKAMREKLV; encoded by the coding sequence ATGGCCGACATCAACCTTATTTACTACGAAGACAACCGCGAACTGCGCGAAGGGCTAGCATTTCTAGTGGAAGCTACCCCGGGCCTGAAGCTACTCGGTGCGTTCGGCAACTGCCACAACCTGCCCGAGGAAGTGCGTACCCTGCGCCCCGACGTGGTGCTCATGGATATCGACTTGCCCGGCATCAGCGGCATCGAGGCCGTGCCGCTAGTCAAGGCTGTGTCGCCCACCATTCAAGTGCTGATGCTGACGGTGTTCGACGACGAGGACAAGCTGTTTCAAGCTATTCGCAACGGCGCCAGCGGCTATTTGCTTAAGCACACTTCGCCTAGCGAGTTGCTGGCCGCCATTTTCGACTTGCACCGCGGCGGCTCCCCCATGACGGCCAGTATCGCCCGCAAGGTGCTGCTGCATTTCCAAAACGCTCAAGCGCCCGCGCCCCAGCAACTCCCCGCCGAAGACTACCGCTTATCAACCCGGGAGTTGGACATCGTGAAGGGCTTGGTAGCGGGCTACAGCTATAAGCTGATCGGCGCCGACCTTGGCATCAGCATCGATACCGTGCGCTCCCACATCCGCAGCATCTACGACAAGCTACAAGTGAATTCCAAAACCGAAGCCATCTTGAAAGCCATGCGGGAAAAGTTGGTGTGA
- a CDS encoding ligand-binding sensor domain-containing protein → MRPWNNLFCYVSWLLVLLPLWAGAQTSETSFRRFTTEQGLSRDEVTALAHDKRGFLWVGTLNGLNRFDGAQFKVFKRTDRAASLPANHVLTNGITPDPLGYLWIATIRGLCRFDPVREQGLTVPLPQLRDRLADNDFVSPVGFDSAGQGWFASIDRLYRIDPRTLRRTAYSLPYVVANECPLPFPAAGGKVWLISQGAIYLFDPINGRYQYVQGQDLAHPNAPEYFQRLVPGRQQRWYAVAQQGVFRYDATRQRFVGEGARIFNVQTMVETRGSQGQPACWIGTSGRLTYYNPLGRRYTDLVHSPDDVHSYPGGITLALLPDARTGMLWVGTTRGLAVIDPLSNKFKRQFVRSSDPKRYLEDVRVVRQDRRQDSLYWVLTNQPGLMRWERQHQKLTTVVNPLPGYLYDLVQDMQGRVWVGIDGGLGIYDPATSCWQRRPIRLATKTPAVPGEVTVEHLLLDRQQQLWLGSAKHGLLLHDSKRNQTTVYPLPGEAGAACQVHRLQEDGRGRLWVLTSLGLFRLSADRKRVQRVRPQASMATVHQSDRLQSTFLLDRYDNLWLSSLGLVVQADTNGRVRHTYTTANGLRADYTFGLAEDRRGHLWLATDEQLHELNPTTHKFRYYGRSSGLLVNSMYQTFTANRQGELFIGARAGFNYFQPTQLRRNPVPPPVAVTEIRVNNHSRPVGAQVELQPGEQTLTVAFAALNFSQAQKNRYAYRLEGFDPAWTSTDARTVTYTNLAPGNYTLRIRAANNDGVWNLTGQTLAVRVQPAYYQTLWFKALLLAAGTVALWGIYRYRQNQQLQLAAVRDRIAKDLHDDIGSTLSSISIFSEVAQVQLADAHPATVSLLQRISTNASTLAESMQDIIWTIKTNHDGLPDVVTRMREFGLRLTEAKGIRFTMTVAEPFPALRLSVEQRRNLYLIFKESVNNAVKYADCTQLQVKLSVSGRQLHLLIEDDGRGFDLATARTGNGLTNLETRARDICGRITFTTAPGAGTSVALTALLA, encoded by the coding sequence GTGCGCCCCTGGAACAACCTCTTTTGCTACGTTAGCTGGCTGCTGGTGCTGCTGCCGCTGTGGGCCGGTGCCCAAACGTCGGAAACCTCTTTTCGCCGCTTCACCACCGAGCAGGGCCTGTCGCGGGACGAGGTAACGGCCCTGGCGCACGACAAGCGGGGCTTCTTGTGGGTGGGCACGCTCAACGGCCTCAACCGCTTCGATGGCGCGCAGTTCAAAGTGTTTAAGCGCACGGATAGAGCAGCTAGCTTACCGGCCAACCACGTACTTACCAACGGCATCACGCCCGACCCTCTGGGCTACCTCTGGATAGCCACCATTCGCGGCCTGTGCCGCTTCGACCCCGTGCGCGAACAAGGCCTCACGGTGCCGCTGCCCCAGTTGCGCGACCGCCTAGCCGACAACGACTTCGTATCCCCCGTTGGGTTTGACAGCGCCGGCCAGGGCTGGTTTGCTTCCATCGACCGGCTCTACCGGATTGATCCGCGCACCCTGCGCCGGACAGCTTACTCCCTGCCCTACGTTGTTGCCAACGAATGCCCGCTGCCCTTTCCGGCCGCTGGAGGGAAGGTGTGGTTGATCAGCCAGGGAGCTATCTACCTATTCGACCCGATTAACGGCCGCTACCAGTACGTGCAGGGCCAGGACCTGGCGCATCCGAACGCGCCCGAGTACTTTCAACGGCTGGTGCCGGGCCGTCAGCAGCGCTGGTATGCCGTGGCGCAGCAAGGCGTATTTCGTTACGACGCCACCCGACAGCGCTTTGTGGGCGAGGGTGCGCGCATCTTCAATGTGCAGACAATGGTGGAAACGCGCGGCTCCCAGGGGCAACCCGCCTGCTGGATTGGCACTTCGGGCCGGCTTACTTACTACAACCCTTTGGGTAGGCGCTACACCGACCTGGTCCACTCCCCCGATGATGTGCACAGCTACCCAGGCGGCATCACGCTGGCCTTGCTTCCCGATGCGCGCACGGGCATGCTGTGGGTGGGCACCACGCGCGGGCTGGCCGTCATCGACCCGCTTTCCAACAAGTTCAAGCGTCAGTTTGTGCGCAGTTCCGACCCCAAGCGCTACCTCGAAGATGTGCGGGTGGTGCGCCAAGACCGCCGGCAGGATTCGCTGTACTGGGTGCTTACCAACCAGCCCGGGCTGATGCGCTGGGAGCGGCAACACCAAAAGCTTACTACCGTGGTGAACCCGCTCCCCGGCTATTTGTACGACCTAGTGCAGGACATGCAGGGCCGGGTATGGGTTGGCATCGACGGGGGCCTAGGTATTTACGATCCTGCCACCAGTTGCTGGCAGCGGCGCCCGATTCGCCTGGCAACCAAGACACCGGCCGTGCCGGGCGAGGTGACGGTGGAGCACTTGTTGCTGGACCGCCAGCAGCAACTGTGGCTCGGCTCGGCCAAGCACGGCTTGCTACTACACGATTCTAAAAGAAACCAAACCACGGTTTATCCCTTGCCCGGGGAGGCGGGTGCAGCCTGCCAAGTGCATCGCCTGCAGGAAGATGGCCGGGGGCGGCTGTGGGTGCTAACCAGCCTCGGGTTGTTTCGCTTATCGGCTGACCGCAAGCGGGTGCAGCGGGTGCGCCCGCAAGCGAGCATGGCCACCGTGCACCAATCCGACCGGCTGCAAAGCACGTTCCTGCTCGACCGCTACGACAACCTATGGCTATCGAGTTTGGGGTTGGTGGTGCAGGCCGATACCAACGGCCGGGTACGCCACACCTACACGACCGCCAATGGTTTGCGCGCCGACTACACTTTCGGGCTGGCCGAAGACCGGCGCGGCCACCTCTGGTTGGCCACCGACGAACAGCTGCACGAACTAAACCCAACCACGCACAAATTTCGGTACTATGGGCGGTCGAGCGGCCTGCTGGTAAACAGCATGTACCAGACGTTCACCGCAAACCGTCAGGGCGAGTTGTTTATTGGGGCGCGCGCGGGCTTCAACTATTTTCAGCCCACCCAGCTGCGCCGTAACCCCGTGCCCCCGCCGGTGGCCGTCACGGAAATACGCGTCAACAACCACTCTCGACCGGTGGGCGCCCAAGTGGAGCTGCAGCCCGGCGAGCAAACCCTGACCGTGGCTTTTGCGGCCCTCAACTTCAGTCAGGCCCAGAAAAACCGCTATGCTTACCGCTTGGAAGGCTTTGACCCGGCCTGGACGAGCACCGACGCCCGCACCGTCACGTACACCAACTTGGCCCCCGGCAACTACACCTTACGCATCCGGGCGGCCAACAACGACGGCGTCTGGAACCTAACCGGGCAAACGCTGGCGGTGCGCGTGCAGCCAGCCTACTACCAAACGCTCTGGTTTAAAGCGCTACTCTTAGCGGCCGGCACCGTGGCCTTATGGGGTATCTACCGCTACCGCCAAAACCAGCAACTGCAGCTAGCTGCCGTGCGCGACCGAATAGCCAAAGACCTGCACGACGATATTGGCTCCACGCTCAGTAGCATTAGCATTTTCAGCGAGGTAGCCCAGGTACAGCTCGCCGACGCCCACCCGGCCACCGTGTCGCTGCTGCAACGCATCAGCACCAACGCTTCCACGTTAGCCGAGTCGATGCAAGACATCATCTGGACCATCAAAACCAACCACGATGGCTTGCCCGACGTGGTGACCCGCATGCGCGAATTCGGCTTGCGCCTAACCGAGGCCAAAGGTATCCGCTTCACCATGACTGTGGCCGAACCGTTTCCGGCCTTGCGCCTGAGCGTGGAGCAGCGCCGCAACCTGTACTTAATTTTCAAGGAAAGCGTCAACAATGCCGTTAAGTACGCCGACTGCACCCAGCTGCAAGTGAAGCTCAGCGTGAGTGGCCGCCAACTGCACTTGCTGATCGAGGACGATGGCCGCGGCTTCGACTTGGCCACTGCCCGCACCGGCAACGGCCTAACCAACCTAGAAACCCGGGCCCGCGACATCTGCGGCCGCATCACTTTCACCACGGCCCCTGGTGCGGGCACGTCCGTGGCCCTTACTGCCCTTCTTGCCTAA
- a CDS encoding DUF3575 domain-containing protein, whose translation MKKQLLTACLLTGLATATSAQTTAVKINIFSPLVKTGSFFVEHKLADQRSVQLGALFTSWDTDGTDISGFALTPEYRLYLSDKKPALQGFYLGPFLRYQNLKLTSEALDYSEQNGNVSQSEGKATLNTLGGGVVAGYQFMFKRRFTLDTFLGPSYNGGKVKVTAGGTDSFETDAFSGFGVRTGVTFGVAF comes from the coding sequence ATGAAAAAACAACTCCTCACTGCCTGCCTACTCACGGGTCTTGCTACGGCAACTTCCGCTCAAACCACTGCCGTGAAAATCAATATTTTCAGTCCCTTAGTGAAGACCGGCTCGTTCTTCGTGGAGCACAAACTAGCCGACCAGCGAAGCGTGCAACTCGGGGCCCTATTTACCAGCTGGGATACCGACGGCACCGACATCAGCGGGTTTGCCCTTACGCCCGAGTACCGCCTGTATTTATCGGATAAAAAGCCCGCGCTGCAAGGCTTTTACTTGGGGCCCTTCCTGCGCTACCAAAATCTGAAACTAACCAGTGAGGCGCTAGATTACTCCGAGCAAAACGGCAACGTTTCCCAATCGGAGGGCAAAGCCACACTGAACACTCTGGGCGGCGGCGTGGTGGCCGGGTACCAGTTTATGTTCAAGCGGCGCTTCACACTCGACACCTTCCTCGGGCCGTCCTACAACGGCGGGAAAGTGAAAGTAACGGCCGGCGGCACGGACTCATTTGAAACCGATGCGTTCAGCGGCTTCGGGGTGCGCACCGGTGTCACGTTCGGCGTGGCATTCTAG
- a CDS encoding serine hydrolase domain-containing protein has translation MKTVCLGLLLALGACTPVDFSGPAATCTAEASINPSFSKAAGLRQVLQRYAAAGLPGCVVAVYSPTEGYWADAAGFAQIETRTPMQVCHLQYGQSVAKTYAAAALLLLHEEGKVQLDAPITEYLPGTLSRKLPDADKITVRMLLNHTSGLPDYASNANYLAYLLQHPQHRFSSADYLDYLAGTKLEFKPGSKFNYSNTNYLLVALILDAIHGNHAQLIQERILAPLGLQRTFYHNSAQYLQQPDVVNSYFERYGNGRVENVSRMQQINVETLYGDDGIVAAPLDYVNFLRALMEDRLLKPASRQLMMNWVNDPKTGQPKYGMGLYHIEHQGHVAYGHGGAGLGPAAPSTTCLISSCTFFSA, from the coding sequence ATGAAAACCGTTTGTTTGGGCCTGTTGCTGGCCCTAGGCGCCTGTACGCCCGTCGATTTCAGCGGTCCGGCTGCTACCTGCACCGCCGAGGCCAGCATCAACCCTAGCTTTTCCAAGGCGGCCGGGCTCCGGCAGGTGCTGCAGCGCTACGCCGCCGCTGGCCTGCCAGGCTGCGTGGTGGCCGTGTACAGCCCGACGGAAGGCTACTGGGCCGATGCTGCCGGCTTTGCCCAAATCGAAACCCGCACGCCCATGCAGGTCTGCCACTTGCAGTACGGCCAAAGCGTGGCCAAAACCTATGCCGCCGCCGCGCTGCTGCTACTCCATGAAGAAGGCAAGGTGCAGCTCGACGCGCCCATCACCGAGTACCTGCCGGGCACCCTTAGCCGCAAGTTGCCCGACGCGGACAAGATAACCGTGCGTATGCTACTCAACCACACCTCCGGTCTGCCCGATTACGCCAGCAACGCCAACTACCTGGCGTACTTGCTGCAGCACCCGCAGCACCGCTTCAGCAGCGCCGACTACCTCGACTACCTGGCCGGCACCAAGTTGGAATTCAAGCCCGGCAGTAAATTCAACTACTCCAATACCAACTACCTACTCGTCGCTCTGATTCTTGATGCCATCCACGGCAATCATGCGCAACTGATTCAGGAGCGTATTCTGGCCCCGTTGGGGCTACAACGCACATTTTATCACAACTCCGCTCAGTATTTGCAGCAGCCCGACGTGGTCAATAGCTATTTCGAGCGCTACGGCAACGGGCGGGTGGAAAACGTATCGCGGATGCAGCAGATCAACGTTGAAACGCTGTACGGTGATGACGGCATCGTGGCTGCGCCCCTGGATTACGTGAACTTTCTGCGGGCCCTGATGGAAGACCGGCTGCTCAAGCCCGCTTCCCGGCAGCTGATGATGAACTGGGTGAACGACCCGAAAACCGGGCAGCCCAAGTACGGTATGGGCCTGTACCACATCGAGCACCAGGGCCACGTGGCCTACGGACACGGCGGCGCGGGCCTCGGGCCGGCTGCGCCCTCTACTACCTGCCTGATAAGCAGCTGTACTTTTTTCTCGGCGTGA
- a CDS encoding FMN-binding negative transcriptional regulator, with translation MYIPKNYQTTDRAEIVAFMQRHSFAAIITAKDQLPVATHLPFVVTRQDDDTIRLISHFARANPQWQQVAAFPVLVVFSEPHAYVSPSHYDSEQSVPTWNYFAVHAYGQGRLLTEPAQTLGVLEATIATYEASYQQQWEQLPAEFKTNMARGIVAFEITVTELQAQKKMSQNKSAAEQQRIIHTLTASKDGAARELAHYMQLNQL, from the coding sequence ATGTACATTCCAAAAAACTACCAAACCACTGACCGCGCCGAAATAGTGGCTTTTATGCAGCGCCACAGTTTTGCTGCCATCATCACCGCAAAAGACCAGCTGCCCGTTGCCACGCATTTGCCGTTCGTGGTGACGAGGCAAGACGACGATACAATTCGGTTGATTTCTCATTTTGCCCGGGCCAACCCGCAGTGGCAGCAGGTGGCAGCGTTTCCGGTGCTGGTGGTGTTCAGTGAGCCGCACGCCTACGTTTCGCCGAGCCATTACGACAGCGAGCAAAGCGTGCCCACCTGGAATTATTTCGCTGTGCACGCCTACGGGCAAGGCCGCCTACTAACCGAGCCCGCGCAAACCCTTGGCGTGCTGGAAGCCACCATTGCCACCTACGAAGCCAGCTACCAGCAGCAATGGGAGCAACTGCCCGCCGAGTTCAAGACGAACATGGCCCGCGGCATCGTGGCCTTCGAAATAACCGTAACCGAGCTGCAAGCGCAAAAGAAAATGAGCCAGAACAAATCGGCCGCCGAGCAGCAGCGCATCATCCACACGCTAACCGCCAGCAAGGACGGCGCGGCCAGGGAGCTAGCGCATTACATGCAGTTAAACCAGTTGTAA
- a CDS encoding T9SS type A sorting domain-containing protein codes for MVAATHPAGVRPPLAAYPNPATEYVVVEFQQKRGGRTRISLLDPRGQTVAELLHDWVRAGRTTLRFATTSLPAGLYVLRVESPHEKPQTHRLVVLKP; via the coding sequence GTGGTGGCCGCCACCCACCCGGCTGGGGTGCGGCCGCCGCTAGCGGCGTATCCGAACCCGGCCACCGAGTACGTGGTGGTGGAATTTCAGCAGAAACGCGGCGGCCGGACCCGTATTTCTTTGCTGGACCCGCGCGGGCAAACCGTAGCGGAATTGCTGCACGACTGGGTGCGCGCGGGCCGTACAACGTTGCGATTTGCCACGACTTCGCTGCCCGCCGGCCTGTACGTGCTGCGAGTGGAAAGCCCGCACGAAAAGCCGCAAACCCACCGCTTGGTAGTGCTTAAACCCTAG
- a CDS encoding PKD domain-containing protein, with product MSFYPYRLPVLMATLSALTFAACDDDNPETTATPKPKAAFTYTAGSCQGGCPVAIQNTSQHATSYTWDFGDSKTGTQADAQFNHSYAQAGVYRVKLTATGAGGTDTTSQRITVGSGSGCTRQIVQVSSNITTATTWESCNVYVVDGDIGVSNVLTLQPGTVVKFKSGSELSLNGAGRLEAAGTAAAPIFFTSIKDDAHGGDTNADAAATTPARKDWEHLNLNGKNGSRLEYCQFLYAGGGGSNSYALGLNGGSATIRNSIFAHNGGGAPSMQGALDAGEASAAIELNNNTFFDNEMPLRINNLFSVDNSNTFQNPQNANQKNDYNGIWVKDTSVRSIMLTWGETEVPFVLDNTGWESQLTLGRASS from the coding sequence ATGTCCTTTTACCCTTACCGTCTGCCCGTACTGATGGCTACCTTGTCGGCGCTGACCTTCGCTGCCTGCGACGACGACAACCCCGAAACAACGGCAACCCCCAAGCCGAAAGCCGCTTTCACCTACACGGCCGGCTCCTGCCAGGGTGGCTGCCCGGTGGCTATCCAGAACACGTCCCAACATGCCACTTCCTACACCTGGGACTTCGGCGACAGCAAAACCGGCACCCAGGCGGACGCACAGTTCAATCACTCCTATGCCCAAGCGGGCGTGTACCGCGTAAAGCTCACGGCTACCGGCGCCGGCGGCACCGACACCACCAGCCAGCGCATCACGGTGGGCAGCGGCTCGGGCTGCACGCGGCAGATTGTGCAAGTCAGCAGCAACATCACCACGGCCACCACCTGGGAATCGTGCAACGTGTACGTGGTGGATGGCGACATAGGCGTGAGCAACGTGCTGACGTTGCAGCCCGGCACGGTCGTTAAATTCAAGAGCGGCAGTGAGTTGAGCTTGAACGGCGCGGGCCGCCTCGAGGCCGCCGGTACGGCCGCCGCCCCCATCTTTTTCACTTCCATCAAAGACGACGCCCACGGCGGCGACACCAACGCCGACGCCGCGGCCACCACGCCCGCCCGCAAGGATTGGGAACACCTCAACCTGAACGGCAAAAACGGTTCGCGCCTCGAATATTGCCAGTTCTTGTACGCCGGTGGCGGCGGGTCCAACAGCTACGCACTGGGGCTGAACGGGGGCTCGGCTACCATCCGCAACTCTATTTTCGCCCACAATGGTGGTGGCGCCCCGAGCATGCAAGGCGCCCTGGATGCGGGGGAAGCCTCGGCGGCCATCGAGCTAAACAACAACACGTTCTTCGACAACGAGATGCCGCTGCGAATCAACAACCTGTTCAGTGTCGACAACTCCAACACCTTCCAGAACCCGCAGAATGCCAACCAAAAAAACGACTACAACGGTATCTGGGTGAAAGACACCTCGGTTCGGTCGATAATGCTGACCTGGGGCGAAACGGAAGTGCCCTTCGTGCTCGACAATACAGGTTGGGAAAGCCAGCTAACTCTCGGGCGGGCGTCATCTTGA
- a CDS encoding TolC family protein: MQFFAFSGALASWRYVLVAGLWAFATAVAAQTKPLTISGAVALAQEKNRDLQIANLAVAQASQRTREARGAALPTVSGFGQYLYNFQRPVSFLPGNFAGLSDNQIAALRVGGDQAFVGSVGVYQPLFQAGVKSGIRAAGIDEVRSTAEAAVTANNVVTAVRKAYLNVLIIEEQLRLQEQSLGRNVQALRDARSLLLQGRASRVDTLRAYVNVENLRPEILRLSNGIGIAKTILATTIGLDADEPLTLQDSLYFDDKAQSLTSAQAYALALENRPELRQLKLTQELNQEQIRQVSANGRPQLAVTGQVQTQAQAYNLRLGDYQWPVSSYLGVQVAVPLYSGGRVQARTEQARIARQQTDRGLANQQELIRAEVLTSVSSVQETRRRVESQQQTVGAAALGYRITRDRWRAGMASRLDLTDAELALTRTKLGYLQAVYDYQTATIDLDRAIGRPCSSKGFNCSEAVNVVFLENIAGQYSTTVAAGSLTEPVR; encoded by the coding sequence ATGCAATTTTTTGCCTTTTCGGGCGCACTCGCTAGTTGGCGGTACGTCCTCGTAGCCGGCCTGTGGGCTTTCGCCACCGCCGTTGCTGCGCAAACCAAACCGCTCACGATCAGTGGGGCCGTGGCGCTGGCGCAGGAGAAAAACCGCGACCTGCAAATTGCCAACCTCGCCGTGGCCCAAGCCAGCCAGCGTACCCGCGAAGCGCGGGGCGCGGCCCTGCCCACGGTCTCGGGTTTCGGGCAGTACCTGTATAACTTTCAGCGACCGGTATCTTTTCTGCCGGGCAACTTTGCGGGCCTGTCCGACAACCAGATAGCCGCCCTGCGCGTGGGTGGCGACCAAGCCTTTGTGGGTTCCGTGGGGGTGTATCAGCCACTGTTTCAGGCGGGGGTGAAGTCGGGAATTCGGGCGGCCGGCATTGACGAAGTGCGCAGCACCGCCGAAGCCGCCGTTACGGCCAACAACGTGGTGACGGCCGTGCGCAAAGCCTACCTGAACGTGCTCATCATCGAAGAGCAACTGCGGCTGCAAGAGCAAAGCCTCGGGCGCAATGTGCAAGCCTTGCGCGATGCCCGCTCATTGCTGCTACAGGGCCGGGCATCCCGGGTCGATACGTTGCGAGCCTACGTGAACGTGGAGAATCTGCGCCCCGAAATCCTGCGTCTTTCCAATGGTATCGGCATCGCCAAAACCATCTTGGCCACCACTATCGGCCTGGATGCCGACGAGCCGCTGACCCTGCAGGACTCGTTGTATTTCGATGACAAGGCCCAGTCGCTGACCAGCGCGCAAGCCTACGCCCTGGCCCTGGAAAACCGGCCGGAACTGCGTCAGCTTAAGTTGACGCAGGAACTCAACCAAGAACAAATCCGTCAAGTTTCGGCGAATGGCCGGCCGCAGCTAGCAGTTACCGGCCAAGTGCAAACCCAGGCCCAAGCCTACAACTTGCGGCTCGGCGACTACCAGTGGCCCGTTAGTTCTTACCTCGGGGTGCAGGTGGCGGTGCCCCTGTACAGCGGCGGCCGGGTGCAGGCGCGGACCGAGCAAGCCCGTATCGCGCGCCAGCAAACCGACCGGGGCTTGGCCAACCAGCAGGAGCTGATTCGGGCCGAGGTGCTGACCAGCGTGTCGAGCGTGCAGGAAACCCGCCGGCGCGTGGAAAGCCAGCAGCAAACCGTGGGGGCGGCGGCCCTCGGCTACCGCATCACCCGTGACCGTTGGCGCGCCGGCATGGCCTCCCGCCTCGACCTTACCGACGCGGAACTGGCTTTGACCCGTACTAAATTAGGCTACCTGCAAGCCGTATACGACTATCAAACGGCGACCATCGACTTGGACCGGGCTATTGGCCGCCCGTGCAGCAGTAAAGGCTTTAATTGCAGCGAGGCAGTGAACGTAGTTTTCTTAGAGAACATAGCTGGACAATATTCCACGACTGTAGCCGCCGGTTCCTTGACCGAGCCCGTCAGGTAG